A window of Paremcibacter congregatus contains these coding sequences:
- a CDS encoding DNA-3-methyladenine glycosylase I — protein MTEQKSRCTWPGEDPLYVAYHDEEWGVPIRDSRALFEKLILDGFQAGLSWITILRRRETFITAFDQFDPVKIAAYDDEDVERLMQDKGIIRNRMKILATIKNARAYLEIEQAHPGGFSEFIWSFTDDKTVQNSWRTGADVPAETAESQAMSKALKKKGFGFCGPTICYAFMQAVGIINDHTTDCFRHKQLHI, from the coding sequence ATGACCGAACAAAAATCACGCTGCACATGGCCGGGGGAAGATCCGCTCTATGTCGCCTACCACGACGAGGAATGGGGCGTTCCCATAAGAGATTCCCGCGCCCTGTTTGAAAAACTGATCCTGGATGGCTTTCAGGCCGGGCTGTCATGGATTACCATTTTGCGGCGCCGCGAAACTTTCATCACGGCTTTTGACCAGTTTGACCCGGTGAAAATAGCCGCTTATGACGACGAGGACGTCGAACGGCTGATGCAGGACAAGGGCATCATCCGTAACCGCATGAAAATTCTCGCTACAATTAAAAACGCCCGCGCCTATCTTGAAATAGAGCAGGCGCACCCCGGAGGCTTTTCGGAATTTATCTGGAGCTTCACAGACGACAAGACCGTACAGAACAGCTGGCGGACCGGGGCAGACGTTCCTGCCGAAACGGCAGAGTCACAGGCCATGAGCAAAGCGCTCAAGAAAAAAGGCTTTGGTTTTTGCGGTCCAACCATCTGTTACGCCTTTATGCAGGCCGTGGGCATTATCAATGACCACACAACAGATTGTTTCCGCCATAAGCAATTACATATCTAA
- the mreD gene encoding rod shape-determining protein MreD, producing MAVVQENKSERGMRGVIPFVSTLVLILLMQLQYKVAFIDTMFPSLSLMAVYYWCIYKPQLMPVSAVFVLGLLQDILSGGALGMMALLLILVRVFIVRQGPRLLEREFLFSWLVFIVVGLVYGALSWAIATVYLKESQHLGTAFGHSLLTIAAYPLVVFLLNRLRQLLISESR from the coding sequence ATGGCGGTGGTACAGGAAAATAAATCCGAACGCGGCATGCGTGGCGTTATTCCTTTTGTCAGCACGCTGGTTCTGATCCTGCTGATGCAGCTTCAGTATAAAGTGGCGTTTATCGATACCATGTTTCCCAGCCTGTCGTTGATGGCGGTCTATTACTGGTGTATTTACAAGCCGCAGCTGATGCCGGTTAGTGCGGTTTTCGTGCTGGGGCTGTTACAGGACATATTGTCCGGCGGCGCATTGGGCATGATGGCCTTGCTCCTGATCTTGGTGAGAGTCTTTATCGTTCGTCAGGGACCACGGCTTCTTGAGCGGGAATTTCTGTTCAGCTGGCTGGTATTTATCGTTGTCGGTCTGGTTTATGGCGCTCTCAGTTGGGCAATTGCCACGGTATACCTAAAGGAAAGTCAACATCTGGGGACCGCTTTCGGGCACAGTCTTCTGACCATAGCGGCGTATCCTCTGGTGGTGTTCCTTTTGAACCGGTTGCGTCAATTGTTGATCAGTGAAAGCAGGTGA
- a CDS encoding type II toxin-antitoxin system death-on-curing family toxin gives MAVGEWIIVNIIQNIELCKFSWKCMIEEVDFELIENEEVKNEYERCKKGIGEEDKYKDAKRLGIHDVVKAHFLIADYFYSAGEGMGGIGPRDTDLLNSALYRQHVSLAGILKYNDSLTICSTLFYGLVKDHVFYDGNKRTAFTCLVYHLMLHGLYPTLSQKELEDFTVDVADGEFKKKKRYIDYSKNSDDPDIKYIAHFLKKNTRKKDTKSYSVTYRQLNKILMKFGYELENAGGNYIDIRRKEIRRKAFKAFGIEIKQGKEESVNIKVCQIGFPGWTKKVNDSAINTVRKATKLDHKHGIDSAAFFKNQDPIRCMILDYAEPLHRLAYR, from the coding sequence ATGGCCGTAGGTGAATGGATAATCGTTAATATTATTCAAAATATTGAGCTTTGTAAATTTAGTTGGAAATGTATGATAGAAGAAGTTGATTTTGAATTAATAGAAAACGAAGAGGTTAAAAATGAATATGAGAGGTGTAAGAAGGGAATTGGTGAGGAGGATAAATACAAAGATGCAAAAAGACTTGGTATTCATGATGTTGTAAAAGCTCATTTTCTAATTGCTGATTATTTTTATTCTGCGGGAGAAGGTATGGGAGGTATTGGTCCTCGAGATACTGATTTACTTAATTCTGCACTTTATAGGCAACATGTTTCATTAGCTGGGATATTAAAGTACAATGATTCATTGACTATATGTTCAACTCTATTTTACGGTTTAGTAAAGGATCACGTGTTTTATGATGGGAATAAAAGAACAGCTTTTACATGCTTAGTATATCACTTAATGCTCCATGGCTTATATCCAACACTTTCTCAAAAAGAGTTGGAAGACTTCACAGTTGATGTTGCAGATGGTGAATTTAAGAAAAAAAAACGATATATTGACTATTCGAAAAATTCAGATGACCCAGATATTAAATATATTGCTCACTTTTTAAAAAAGAATACACGTAAGAAGGATACGAAGTCCTATTCTGTTACCTATAGGCAATTAAATAAAATACTGATGAAGTTTGGTTATGAATTGGAAAATGCTGGCGGGAACTACATTGATATTAGGCGCAAGGAGATACGAAGGAAGGCATTTAAAGCTTTTGGTATTGAAATTAAACAAGGGAAAGAAGAAAGCGTAAACATTAAAGTGTGCCAGATCGGTTTTCCAGGATGGACAAAAAAAGTAAATGATAGTGCCATTAATACTGTTAGAAAAGCTACTAAGCTTGATCATAAGCATGGTATTGATTCGGCAGCGTTTTTCAAGAATCAAGATCCTATTAGGTGCATGATTTTGGATTATGCAGAACCTTTACACCGTCTAGCTTATAGATAA
- the rodA gene encoding rod shape-determining protein RodA → MALQLQGRRRSKSLLQKISELNFLMIIVVVLIASIGFGLLYSVSGGAVDPWAKKQVIRFVIGMAGMVVIALIDIRVWMFLAYPFYFLSLMLLVIVDIAGHTGMGATRWINLGFMNLQPSELMKIALVLALARYFHCLDNDQVGRYRRLVMPLFLIMAPIILVLRQPDLGTSILIAIGGVAILFAAGIRMWIFVVTGLASIPAAFGAWQFMKPYQQSRVLTFLNPERDPLGAGYHSIQAKIAVGSGGVHGKGFIQGSQSQLNFLPEKHTDFIFTVLAEEFGLIGGLGLLGLYLLLLGYAVIISMSVRSQFGRLLSLGMAVTFFLYMFINVAMNLGMLPVVGVPLPLVSYGGSAMLTLLVGIGFVLCVAIHRDTSISRGGAFA, encoded by the coding sequence ATGGCCTTACAATTGCAGGGACGTCGACGGTCCAAATCTTTGCTCCAGAAAATTTCGGAACTGAATTTTCTGATGATCATTGTCGTGGTTCTAATTGCCTCTATCGGCTTCGGGCTGCTTTACTCGGTGTCCGGCGGCGCTGTTGATCCCTGGGCAAAAAAACAGGTGATCCGTTTTGTTATCGGCATGGCGGGTATGGTGGTGATTGCCTTGATCGACATTCGGGTGTGGATGTTTCTGGCCTATCCTTTTTATTTCCTGTCGCTGATGTTGCTGGTTATTGTGGATATTGCAGGGCATACCGGCATGGGGGCGACCCGATGGATTAATCTCGGGTTTATGAACCTGCAACCTTCGGAATTGATGAAAATCGCCCTGGTGCTGGCTCTGGCGCGGTATTTTCATTGCCTGGACAATGATCAGGTGGGTCGATACCGGCGGCTGGTGATGCCTCTTTTCCTGATTATGGCGCCGATTATTCTGGTGCTGCGCCAACCGGACCTGGGCACCAGTATATTGATTGCTATTGGCGGCGTAGCCATACTGTTTGCTGCAGGGATAAGGATGTGGATATTTGTTGTTACGGGCCTGGCGTCCATTCCGGCGGCCTTCGGGGCCTGGCAATTTATGAAACCCTATCAGCAGAGCAGGGTGCTGACCTTTCTCAACCCGGAAAGAGATCCTTTGGGGGCGGGATATCATAGTATTCAGGCCAAGATCGCGGTGGGCTCCGGCGGCGTGCATGGCAAAGGCTTCATTCAGGGAAGCCAGAGCCAGTTAAACTTTTTGCCGGAAAAACATACGGATTTCATCTTTACGGTTCTTGCGGAAGAATTTGGTCTGATTGGTGGTTTGGGGCTGTTAGGTCTGTATCTGCTTTTGCTGGGGTATGCAGTGATCATCAGTATGAGCGTCCGCAGCCAGTTTGGCCGGTTGCTGTCGCTTGGCATGGCGGTGACCTTTTTCCTCTATATGTTTATCAATGTGGCGATGAACCTCGGCATGTTGCCTGTGGTCGGTGTGCCGTTGCCGCTGGTGTCTTACGGCGGCTCTGCGATGTTGACATTGCTCGTAGGGATAGGGTTTGTTCTTTGCGTTGCCATCCACCGTGATACATCAATTTCACGAGGGGGTGCTTTTGCGTGA
- the wecB gene encoding non-hydrolyzing UDP-N-acetylglucosamine 2-epimerase, whose translation MSNDSQILFCFGSRPELIKLAPVYHNLKSHFNITPRLCDTGQQKDLLADLYQELDITADIRLSVMKSGQSLDQLIATLTAQLPEVIKRLHPDLVVVQGDTASAFTAAMVAGGQNVAVAHVEAGLRTYDITSPFPEEIYRQGISKIAAWHFCPTEQARLNLLKEGHPENRIFVTGNTVIDMILRQKNTSLPILAGRDGKRPYFLITLHRRESQGEPLRNTLATLMEFAITNPAYDLVMPLHPNPATSTVVQEMLGRHDNIFLIDPLPYPKFVALMSGAFAIITDSGGIQEEAPSLNVPVIVVRTKTERPEGVENGCLRLAGTERATILQELDLLIHDKAHYKSMQTAENPFGDGHAAEKIAHHLKDIAESYHT comes from the coding sequence ATGAGTAACGACAGTCAAATTCTATTTTGTTTCGGGTCACGGCCAGAACTCATAAAATTGGCCCCCGTTTATCACAACTTAAAATCCCATTTTAACATCACGCCCCGTCTGTGTGACACCGGTCAGCAAAAAGACCTTCTGGCTGACCTGTATCAGGAACTGGACATTACGGCGGACATCCGGCTCTCCGTGATGAAGTCCGGCCAGAGCCTTGATCAGCTGATCGCCACACTCACCGCCCAGCTTCCCGAGGTGATAAAGCGTCTGCATCCGGACCTGGTTGTTGTCCAGGGCGACACGGCCAGCGCCTTTACCGCCGCCATGGTCGCCGGGGGACAGAATGTTGCCGTAGCGCATGTAGAAGCGGGTCTGCGTACTTATGATATCACATCTCCCTTTCCGGAGGAAATCTACCGTCAGGGCATCTCCAAAATCGCCGCCTGGCATTTTTGCCCCACGGAACAGGCCCGGCTGAATTTATTGAAGGAGGGCCACCCTGAAAACCGGATTTTCGTGACCGGCAACACCGTGATCGACATGATACTCCGGCAGAAAAATACATCCCTCCCCATTCTGGCCGGCCGGGACGGGAAACGGCCCTATTTCCTGATCACCCTGCATCGGCGGGAAAGCCAGGGAGAGCCCTTGCGCAACACGTTGGCGACCCTGATGGAATTCGCCATAACCAATCCGGCCTATGACCTTGTCATGCCCCTGCACCCCAATCCGGCCACCTCTACCGTGGTCCAGGAGATGCTGGGCCGCCACGATAATATTTTTCTGATTGATCCACTGCCCTACCCCAAATTTGTCGCCCTGATGTCGGGCGCCTTCGCCATTATCACCGATTCCGGCGGCATACAGGAAGAAGCCCCGTCATTGAACGTTCCCGTGATTGTGGTGCGCACGAAAACAGAACGCCCGGAAGGCGTAGAAAATGGGTGCTTGCGCCTTGCAGGAACCGAGCGAGCCACCATATTACAGGAACTGGACTTGCTCATTCATGACAAGGCGCATTATAAGAGTATGCAGACGGCTGAAAATCCCTTTGGCGATGGCCATGCCGCTGAAAAAATTGCTCATCACCTGAAAGACATCGCAGAAAGTTACCATACCTGA
- the mrdA gene encoding penicillin-binding protein 2, with translation MATPADDLKYKLFTRRASLLSGGMLVLTSGLVGRLYYLQVVNQSQYKLLADKNRISLRLLAPERGKILDRNGLDLAINRTDYRVNLIPEQTENVEQTLDALNAILPISERQRKRILRAVKRQRGFLPVMVAENLDWDTFARVNINIPDLPGIQPDMGITRYYPEKDLLAHIVGYVASVNEREIGEDPLLELPGFKIGKNGMERVLDQRLRGKAGNSKVEVNVMGRVIRELNRNDSQPGDTLHLTIDRDIQKFTADRVRDESAAVVVIDVHSGELLALTSTPAYDPNDFNLGISQKKYDVLLGDARKPLINKAVQGVYPPGSTFKMIVALAALEAGVIDKDETIFCNSRYKIGNTVKHCWKRTGHGHVSMVEAIAGSCDVYFYEIAGRVGIDKIHEMAARFGLGRKFGIDIPGEKDGINPSKGWKMATRGQRWQGGDTANVGIGQGAVLVTPLQLAVMIARLVNGGRAIKPSILIADREDKPQEPEKIPFNPANMKVIHEGMMAVVNKQFGVAFAQRIREEGMSYGGKTGSAQVRRISKAERDVRVRKNEEKPWIERDHALFVGYGPLENPRYAVSVIVEHGGGGSSKAAPIAKDVLKYMFEQDKAEDKA, from the coding sequence ATGGCGACCCCTGCCGATGACCTGAAATATAAACTTTTTACCCGGCGGGCGAGTCTGCTTTCCGGGGGGATGCTGGTGCTGACCTCAGGATTGGTGGGGCGGCTGTATTATCTGCAGGTGGTTAATCAGAGCCAGTATAAGCTTCTTGCGGACAAAAACCGCATCAGTCTGCGTCTTCTGGCGCCGGAACGGGGAAAAATCCTGGACCGTAATGGCCTGGATCTGGCGATTAACCGTACAGATTACCGGGTCAATCTTATCCCTGAACAGACCGAAAATGTAGAGCAAACTCTGGATGCGCTGAATGCAATCCTGCCCATTTCGGAACGTCAAAGAAAACGCATCCTGCGGGCGGTGAAACGCCAGCGCGGCTTTTTGCCGGTGATGGTGGCAGAAAATCTGGACTGGGACACATTCGCCCGGGTAAACATCAATATTCCCGACTTGCCCGGTATTCAGCCGGATATGGGGATCACACGGTATTATCCGGAAAAAGATCTTCTGGCTCACATTGTTGGCTATGTTGCCTCTGTCAATGAACGGGAGATCGGCGAAGATCCCCTGCTGGAACTGCCGGGATTTAAAATCGGCAAGAACGGGATGGAACGGGTTCTCGATCAGCGATTGCGGGGCAAGGCCGGCAACAGCAAGGTTGAAGTCAACGTGATGGGGCGGGTGATCCGGGAACTGAACCGCAATGACAGCCAGCCAGGCGATACCCTGCATCTGACCATTGACCGGGACATTCAGAAATTTACCGCCGACCGGGTGCGGGACGAGAGTGCGGCGGTGGTGGTGATTGATGTACACAGCGGGGAATTGCTGGCCCTGACCTCGACGCCCGCTTATGATCCCAATGATTTTAATCTGGGCATCAGTCAGAAAAAATATGATGTTCTTCTGGGTGATGCCCGTAAGCCGTTGATCAACAAGGCGGTGCAGGGGGTTTATCCACCGGGATCGACTTTCAAGATGATCGTGGCGTTGGCGGCTTTGGAAGCCGGGGTTATCGATAAGGATGAGACGATATTCTGTAACAGCCGCTATAAAATCGGTAATACCGTAAAGCATTGCTGGAAACGTACTGGTCATGGCCATGTGAGCATGGTGGAAGCCATTGCCGGGTCCTGCGATGTATATTTCTATGAAATTGCCGGGCGGGTCGGTATTGACAAAATCCACGAGATGGCGGCGCGCTTCGGGTTAGGTCGAAAATTTGGTATTGATATTCCCGGGGAAAAAGACGGCATTAACCCGTCCAAAGGATGGAAGATGGCGACCCGGGGGCAGCGCTGGCAGGGCGGCGACACGGCGAATGTGGGGATCGGGCAGGGGGCTGTCCTGGTGACGCCCCTGCAGCTTGCTGTTATGATCGCCCGGCTGGTTAACGGGGGGCGGGCGATTAAGCCGAGCATCCTGATTGCTGACAGGGAAGATAAACCTCAGGAGCCGGAAAAAATTCCGTTTAATCCGGCGAACATGAAAGTCATTCACGAAGGAATGATGGCCGTGGTCAATAAGCAGTTCGGAGTGGCCTTCGCGCAGCGGATACGGGAAGAAGGCATGTCTTACGGCGGCAAGACCGGGTCGGCGCAGGTGCGGCGTATTTCCAAGGCCGAACGGGACGTGCGGGTGCGAAAAAATGAAGAAAAGCCCTGGATCGAGAGGGATCATGCGCTTTTTGTCGGATATGGTCCACTGGAGAATCCCCGATATGCGGTGAGTGTTATTGTGGAACATGGGGGCGGCGGCTCTTCCAAGGCGGCGCCAATTGCCAAAGACGTTCTGAAGTACATGTTTGAGCAGGACAAGGCGGAGGACAAAGCCTGA
- the mreC gene encoding rod shape-determining protein MreC: MKEVRYRFSTGFFITLSLALLLFGNKNATVVQEARSTLIDVFVPVLDVVSRPIEAVDSAFGWVQQVAIVFSENKRLREENAKLKNDRIKASQLAIDNQRLKKLLNVGEGQVNTIAAARVVADSDSPFFKSVLINRGTSDGIAKGQAVITENGIVGRTITVGNSSARVLLATDINSRIPVKLASRGINMILEGDNSAYPKVTFLPLGEEIAVGDLILTSGYGMVFPPDLPVGQVIEVDEKGVKIKLSGELHNLNYVSIVGYEIIRNQLTQPGRAGTALQEDQN, encoded by the coding sequence ATGAAAGAAGTAAGGTACAGGTTCTCTACCGGCTTCTTCATTACCTTGTCTCTGGCCCTGTTGCTTTTTGGCAATAAGAACGCAACAGTTGTTCAGGAGGCGCGCTCGACCCTGATTGATGTGTTTGTGCCCGTTCTTGACGTGGTGTCGCGCCCGATTGAGGCGGTGGACAGTGCGTTTGGCTGGGTTCAGCAGGTGGCGATCGTTTTTTCCGAAAATAAACGGTTGCGGGAAGAAAACGCCAAGCTAAAGAATGACCGCATCAAGGCGTCCCAGCTGGCGATTGACAATCAGCGCCTGAAAAAACTTCTCAATGTCGGCGAGGGACAGGTTAACACCATTGCCGCCGCCCGTGTGGTGGCCGACAGTGACAGCCCGTTCTTTAAAAGTGTCCTGATTAACCGGGGCACCAGTGACGGTATCGCCAAAGGACAGGCCGTCATTACCGAAAACGGCATTGTCGGACGGACCATTACAGTGGGAAATTCCTCGGCCCGGGTATTGTTGGCAACAGACATCAACAGCCGGATTCCGGTCAAATTGGCCTCGCGTGGGATCAATATGATTTTGGAAGGGGACAATTCGGCCTATCCTAAAGTCACCTTTTTGCCGTTGGGCGAGGAAATTGCCGTCGGGGACCTGATTTTAACTTCTGGATATGGTATGGTTTTTCCACCAGACCTTCCGGTGGGGCAGGTGATCGAGGTCGATGAGAAAGGGGTAAAGATCAAGCTGTCCGGTGAGCTGCACAATCTGAATTATGTCAGTATCGTCGGTTATGAGATTATCCGTAATCAATTGACGCAGCCTGGCCGTGCAGGAACAGCCCTGCAGGAGGACCAGAACTGA
- a CDS encoding YgfZ/GcvT domain-containing protein has protein sequence MTASHPVPVPLNNRTILTLCGPDRKRLLQGIITNNVDKIAPGQMIYAALLTPQGKYLFDFFLSEFDEVLFLDCEADRATDLLRRLMMYKLRADVEIKDVSALYRIVAGQGIGDAFDKACPDPRHAGLGFRAIVPQEEAAELPDDISAYDTTRLRLGIPDGARDFDVDKTLILEGNMEELHGVDFNKGCYVGQEVTARMKHRTSLKKRLLPVTVNGPLPARGSEICNSAGKKVGDIRSGFADRAIGYFRLADLTFGDIYTCGDATVTPEQPDWIKDI, from the coding sequence ATGACCGCATCCCATCCCGTTCCCGTCCCGCTGAACAACCGGACGATCCTGACCCTTTGCGGACCGGACCGCAAAAGGCTGCTGCAGGGCATTATCACCAATAATGTGGATAAAATTGCGCCAGGCCAGATGATTTATGCCGCCCTGCTGACGCCGCAGGGGAAATATCTGTTTGATTTTTTTCTGTCCGAATTCGATGAGGTGCTGTTTCTCGACTGCGAAGCGGACCGGGCAACGGATCTTTTGCGACGCCTGATGATGTATAAACTGCGCGCCGATGTGGAAATAAAGGATGTCAGCGCCCTATACAGGATCGTGGCGGGACAAGGTATTGGGGACGCTTTTGATAAAGCCTGTCCCGACCCCCGCCATGCCGGTCTTGGCTTTCGGGCGATTGTCCCGCAGGAAGAGGCCGCAGAACTGCCTGATGATATCAGTGCTTATGATACCACACGCCTGCGCCTTGGCATTCCGGATGGCGCCCGTGATTTTGATGTCGACAAAACCCTGATCCTCGAAGGCAACATGGAAGAACTCCACGGTGTGGACTTCAACAAGGGGTGCTATGTGGGACAGGAGGTCACCGCCCGCATGAAACACCGCACTTCGTTAAAAAAACGTCTGCTGCCGGTCACGGTTAACGGGCCCTTGCCCGCCCGGGGCAGCGAAATATGCAACAGCGCCGGCAAGAAAGTCGGCGATATTCGTTCAGGCTTCGCCGATAGAGCCATAGGGTATTTCCGCCTCGCCGACCTGACATTTGGCGACATCTATACATGCGGAGACGCCACCGTGACACCGGAACAACCCGACTGGATCAAGGATATCTGA